Within Halodesulfurarchaeum sp. HSR-GB, the genomic segment CCGCCATCGATTCCCGGATCGATACGCTCGTTGAACTTCGGAAGCAGAAGAATGCCGAGCTCCAGGAACTACAAAGCACCTTAGAACAAGTCGAGGACGAATCGGCTGAAATCCGCGAAAAACGGAACAAACGGGATCGGCTTCAAAACGAACTAGACGATACAGAAGCCGCAATTGAATCCGAGAAGCGGTCCCTTGAAGACCTTGAATCGAAAGCCGATACGCTCCGGGATGAGGTTGATGAGCTACAAACCAAAGTTGCCGAAACAGAAGAACTGCGAGACAGCGACCTTCCAGATGCCTATGAGCGACTTAGTGAATTAGAACACGACAGGGGCCGAATTGAAACAAAACTCGAACGTACTGAATCGACGATCGAGGCCCTTGAAGAACAAATCAGTCAGAAAGAAGACGTCGAAGCCCAGATTACTGAAACGAAAGAGCGGCTTGAGGAAGCCCGTGGCCGGATCGATCGGATTGAACGGGATATTATCGAGAAGTTCAATTCCCAAATGGACGAACTACTCGGCCTCCTCGAGTACGAGAACATCACCCGCGTATGGCTCGAACGGCTTGTTCCGGAGACGTCAGAGGACTCCGAATTCGAACTCCACATCGTTCGCGAAGCAGAGGATGGATCGGCTTACGAAGACACCGTCGACACGCTTTCAGAATCCGAGCGTGAAGTGATCGGCATCACAACGGCCCTTTCAGGCTACCTTGTTCACGACGTGGCTGAGGAAATCCCGATCATCCTTTTCGATTCCGTCGAGGCGATTGACGCCGAACGGTTAGAGAAAGCCTTAGACCATATCGGTGATTTCGCCACGTATCTCGTAGTGGCCCTTCTCCCCGAGGATGCAGAATCGATCCGCCATCAAACTATAGGGGCCCCAGCGTTTAGTTAAAAACAATGCCCCAACTCAAATTGCAACGGTTGAAGGAAAAATATCAGATCCCGGGTCTTGATGCAGAGCTTCGGGAAGCCTACGTTATCGAGGACGATTCTCTACGTGATGTGGCCGATTACATCAATATTGAGATCACCCGCCAGTTCCTCGAAGGTGAGCCCTTCGAGAGTGAAATCGTCTATCGGGTGTATAACCACCCCGAGGATGTAGCCAAGCAGACTGAGGTCGGACTGAAAAAACGCATCCAGAATCACGGCATCGACATCGACGTACTGAAAGACAATTGGGTTGGCCACCTTGCAGTCAAATCTTATCTCAACAAGGTCCTCGATATCGACACCTCCCGGAATGTCGAGGACAAAGAGCCCGAAGAAGCCCTTTCCAAAATCAACGGCTTGGTTGATTACCAGGAATCGCTCATGAACCGCCACCTGGCCAAGGTTCGAGGATTCGATTACGATCAATGGGAATTGCATACTGACGTCCGCTTGATTAACTCGAATACGGGCGAATCGGTACGCCTTCAGGACCACTTCGCCGATCTGCAGGAGGAATTAGAAGAGGAATAACCCTCGCCGGGGGGTTGGGGTTTTTATTCGATGGCGCCGTATTTTCTATTACATGCACCGGAGTGGTCACGTAGGGATAGCCTTGCTTTTTGTGACACCGCTTGCCTTCATCGTCGCGACGGTCTATGGAATTGAAATCGGAATCGGGACGCTTGCCCTCGGAGTGAGTGCCAGTGATCTTCCCGATCGCGATCAACAGATTCCAGGACTTTCCCATCGCGGTTTCTCCCATACTGTCTGGGCCGCTTTGGTTGTGGCCGGCCTTGGTGGAATCGGCGGGTTCTTCCTTTCGACGAAGATGGCCTCGAGTCCACCGATCCCGATTCCAGGAATAGACACGCTTGTCAGTATCGGCCCTATTCTATTTGCAGGTTTGACGGCTCTGGCCATCCTTTTCGGGTATCTGAGCCATATCGTCGGAGACATTCTCACCGTGGGCTCGGCCTATTTTGGCATGGATATCAAGCCACTCTTCCCTCTCACAGAAGCATCGGTCCAGCTCGGTATCGCGAAGGCCGATTCGATGATGTGGAACTCCATCTTCTTCGTACTCGGGGTAGTCGCCACTGCGGGTGTCTTCGTTTTCAATTGAAACTCCCTTTTGATCGTAACTGCCATTCACAACCAGTCAATCCTTATGTGCCATTTGAGGCGATACCTCACCGGCTTTAGTTACATAAGGCCAACGCAACCCCTCAATTCTCACCCATCCCGTCCGACGGTTTTTAACTGAAGACGCTCAAGGTTTAGATGTAGCAATGGTCGACCGGAATCTCGATGAATTTGGATCTGATGCTCGCGGGCCCGAGGACCGCGTCACCGATGACGACTACCAGACGATCACTTGTCCCACTTGCGGGGAGACGTTCCCTCGCGTGCGTGAGGCCTGCCCCTACTGCGGTCACGAGCCCAGCAACGCCTCCTCGAGTGACAGCAATGCTTCCAGCTCGAGCCGCACTCACCCTGATGTAACGGTCTCGAATCCGGATTACTGGGGCGTGGGGGTCCTCGTTGACGCCCCTGTCAGGGATCTCGCGAGAAGGTTTGCTCAGATTGCGGTGAACAATGTCAAATCCGTCTCCGAGTCCAGGACCTCCAAGATTGGATATCGGAAGCCGAAAATTGACCTTTTCGATGACGTTACCGCCCCTCCGGTGGACCCTATCGGGAACGCAGATAACACGACGACCGCAATCCCGATCGGCGAAGGCGATAACGAGGTCCTCGACCTTCTCATCGATGCGACCGATTGGGGAACTCGAGAGTCGAGGCCTCACCTATTCACCGAATACGGCAACCCGATCGTCGATCGCGACCGGCTCGAAACCTATCTGGCCGAGGAAAACCCTCAATGGCTCATCTTGGGCTCCGCTCACGCCGGCCTCTATGAGCAGGATGGGAAGGTCTACGAGCGCGTCCAGGAGTGTGGCTACTGTGAGGAATCTACCCCTCACCAGTTCGTCGGTTGCGACGGTTCTCCCGACGTCGACAAGGGTAACGATCTCGAACCGGCTCCCGTTTGGGAGTGTGCAGAGTGTGGGAACTATCAGTTGGGCCCGGATCCGGAGCACCAGAATGCCGGCCCCACGAACGGCCCGCCGGGTGCCGCCCGCGAGGAGAAGCCTCCTCGCGAGCACGACCGTCCCGAAGAATCGTCCACACTAACGTGAAGACGTGGCCGGCTTAGTGAAGCACAAAAAACTAAGTACGTCTCTTCCAATTCTCGGGTAATAAGCGGTAATTCGCCCCATGCCCAACGACAATTCCGGCATTCCGAGCGGAACAGCGACCAGTAGATCGGAATGCCGGTGCCCGGATTGTCTGAGCTACGAAGGCCTCAAGGAGATACCAAAGACCGCCCAACTCTACGACAACCCTGTAGACGCGATTCTACACGCCTCTCAATGTGCAAACGATGCATGTTCCACGGGCAAAGTGGACCCCAAAATTATCGGAAAACAGATCGACAAAGACGAGCTCAAAGAATCCGAGCCACTCATTGATTTTGAAGAAATCTCTCTTACTGACCACCTCAAGGCTCCGCGTAAATTCATCCGCTCGACGTCCTGGAAGGTGATCGGAATCGTCTTTTTGTTCGTCATTTCGGCAATCTTTGGTACGCTAGGCGGGCTTGGAGGGGGTAGCGGAATCGTCGAGGCCGGCGATTCATACGACGGAATCGAATCAACCGATGGCACCGCCCCGGAA encodes:
- the rdfA gene encoding rod-determining factor RdfA, with translation MPQLKLQRLKEKYQIPGLDAELREAYVIEDDSLRDVADYINIEITRQFLEGEPFESEIVYRVYNHPEDVAKQTEVGLKKRIQNHGIDIDVLKDNWVGHLAVKSYLNKVLDIDTSRNVEDKEPEEALSKINGLVDYQESLMNRHLAKVRGFDYDQWELHTDVRLINSNTGESVRLQDHFADLQEELEEE
- a CDS encoding metal-dependent hydrolase, translated to MHRSGHVGIALLFVTPLAFIVATVYGIEIGIGTLALGVSASDLPDRDQQIPGLSHRGFSHTVWAALVVAGLGGIGGFFLSTKMASSPPIPIPGIDTLVSIGPILFAGLTALAILFGYLSHIVGDILTVGSAYFGMDIKPLFPLTEASVQLGIAKADSMMWNSIFFVLGVVATAGVFVFN